The region AATTCTGGGCAATCAAGCCATGTGTGCGatctatatataaacatatatgtacctacgagtatacatatatgcccATGCATACATATCTCTGAGTCCAGCATTAACACTGTCCAAGGCGGCGGCATTAACAAGATTGTGTTTCCTTTGATTGGGTTCTGAATGCGCGCCAAGACATCAGCTCATGCACTGCTCAAAACGACAGGTTATCGCAGAACCTGCACATGGTCGGCATATAAGCATAATCTCCatagcaccaatcagcacttttgGATGAGCGTAATATTCAACACTCACCTCACTAATTATATTGTCCTTGGGGAATATTTCTCGCAGTGTATTAGGGTCTGCTGATTCAATTTAGTTTAATGCTCATTTAGTGCGAGTCTTAGAAAAGCCTGTGGCGACCATTAATTGCGTATATTTTGTTGCGATTACGATCTTATGATCTTTATGATTGCGGTTCAAGTTCATAATCGTATTAATAGAGGAAAAATTCCAGCTTCCTTTTTATATCCGAATTCCAGCTGATTTCATGTTCACTTTCCGCATTTCCTTTTGGCAAACTTTTCTGCTTTTAACGACTAGTGTTGCAAAAGAACGGAAAACAGTGCTCAAGCGCAGCCAAGTTCACAACAATTTGACTTTTCCAGGAATTTCGCTCACGGCCCATGCTAGGCATTTTCTTCATTTGTAACTTTGAAAATACAGTGTAATCCTCCTCTATTATGTCGCTTTCGAACTTCAATCTGCAGTCCAAGGTGCTGCTGCACCCTCTGGTGCTGTTCCAGATCATCGATGCCTACGAGCGTCGCGCCAAAGACGTCCCAGAGGTAATGCTTTTGTCGCACTGCAAAGAGTGTTCTATTCGTTTCTCAATGTCTTTTCGATCAGGTGCTGGGAACTTTGTTGGGCACCGTCGCGGGCAAAACAGGCCGCATAGAGATCACCAACTGCTTCAGCGTGGTGCACCGCATGCACGGGGACAACAACTGCCACATTGACCTGGATCTGAAGTACGACAACGATATGCTGGAGCTGGCGCAGATCGCCTATCCGCAGGAGAAGGTTTTGGGCTGGTTCAGCACCGGCAAGGCCGTCTCGGCCGCAGCTGTGGAGCTGCACGAATACTACGAGCGTCAGTGCCACAGCGGGCAGCCGCTGCATCTGCTGATGGACACCTCGCTGCGGGGCCAGCGCATGAACACGCGCATCTTCTGTGCCGTGGCGACGGGCGTGCCCGGTGGCACCAAGGGCCTGATGTTCTCGCTGCTGCCGATGGATATCTACTTCGGATCGCCGGATATTGTGGCCATGCGCCACATGGGGAGGCAGTGCGCACAGCCGACCAAGGATGCGGGCCGCCTATTGCCAGAACTCGAGCAAGTGGTGGACGCCACCAAGGACATCCAGCAGAAGCTCGATCTGGTGCTGCGCTATATCAACGACATCCTCAACCGCAAGCGTCGCCCCGACAACACCGTGGGCCGTGCCCTGCACGATGTTTTGACCTCGGTGCCGATGGTGGAGGCGGAGCGCTTCCGTCACATGTTCAACACCAACATGCGCGACCTCCTCATGTCGCTGACACTCTCCTCGATGATCAAGACCCAGCTGCAGCTCAGCGAACGTCTATCCAATATGGTGGATGCTTAGGCTCTGAAAATCCGATCTCAATTAATCAATAAAGCGCCGTTTTTCGGGGAGGGCTATCCCGGCCGACACGTACTGCACTGCCAGCGATAATCATTATCAGTTGTTTGCTTGAGCATACAGCTATGTACTTACTGTATCTGTCTTATCAGCGGCTAAAGCTCACTTTCTATGAGGTTCGGTTCACATGTGTGGAGGCCAAGAATGAAGATCTTGTGGAAagtttttgtatacccttgtATTTTACTGTTCAGATGTTTGCAGAGGAGTTTCTTTAGATTTGTACATAGAACACTCTGCAGAAGCATAGCCTTTCAAGGCTCCAATATCACAAGGAAGGATCACTTACATATAATCTATTATAAGATGAGTTTTGTTCAAGCTATGCCAGAGTGCAGAATCTCTACGATCGCACAAGAACTAGTATTAAGAAACTATATTTCATTTGTGATTGAAGACTATCCAAAATCAGGGTTATTCTTTCTTGTTCCAAGCCTCAAAGATCACTAAGACTGATCACCTTGTTGGATATGCATTGCCTATGCTCTAATTTGCCTTTCCTCTAAAAGTTTGTATCCAGAAACTATATTGAATTGTGATCTATTCTATTCTAGATGCCTATCCAAAAGCAGGACTATTCTTTCTTGTTCCTAAATGTCAATGACCGCTCCTAGATCCTATCTGTAAGCAGTTCAGTTTTGATCTTTAGTTGCGCCCTAACCTGATTTTCCAGAGAACTCataaaaagaatatatacatCGATCTGATTGTACACACTCTGGAGTCCCAAGTACAAATGAACCTTTGAATCCCCAACAGACAATGAGATCATTCCCCAAtagaaatgtgtgtgtgtttccccAGCTTCTTCTTGCGATTATGGGAAACCCTTTACTTTGAGGGAATTACCAACAAATTTTCACATCAATCGAATCTTAGGGAAACGCAGAATTTAGTCCTTTGGGTGGGCAATCATTTAAACCAGTCCTTGGGGCCGTTTTGCCCGTCGAAAGTCCAGGGTGAATACAACAACTGAAAGATGGGGAATCCGCAATGAGCCGCAGATCTCAGTAGGGCGGCGATAAGAGCAATCTATTTGGGGATGATTGGTGCTCGCCCGAGAGGGAGGAGCGGGAGGAGAGAGCGGCGGACGGACCACCCAAATATAGCGTTGAGATAATGGTGGGCTCCTTATCGCGGTTCAGGGACGCACATGCGTCCATGGATGCTATTCAATTAGTAAGCCACAAACTGCAAATTAGCGAATCTCCCTCCGTGGTTCCTCCGGCTCTTTCCCCGCCCCCTCCTCCTGTCCGCTTGTCTATATCTCCGGCTCTCTTGAgatcccccgcccccctgcaTGTGCCCCATCCACAGCCACTGCGACGCCGTCTTATCGCTTAAGCCAAGGGCTATCGGTGCGCCTGCCCTGATAGCCATCACCAACACCGGGacgggcctgggcctgggcctgggcctgagcCGGACTCGTCGTCTGCTCTCAGACGTCCCGCAACCGGCGAGCCGAGCAGACGCTCCCTCCCAAGTATTATGTTCTCGCTGCTGAAGCAACCCCTgatctgccgctgctgcctgctggagCAGCCGCCGCTCTACCGCCACATCCACGACGACCACCTGCTCGCAGAGTTGAAGGCGCTGGCGCCCACTCTGCGGCTGGATGCCGGCGACGGCCTCACCGATGTCATATGCGATCTGTGCCTGCGACGGCTGCACGATGCCCGCAACTTCCAGCGGGAGTGCGAGCACTCGGAGCTGGTGCTCCGCACCCGCCACGAGCAGTGGCAGCACACGGTGGCCGCCGGCGACGCCCTGGCCCTGGACGACGTCCTCGA is a window of Drosophila pseudoobscura strain MV-25-SWS-2005 chromosome 3, UCI_Dpse_MV25, whole genome shotgun sequence DNA encoding:
- the eIF3f2 gene encoding eukaryotic translation initiation factor 3 subunit F-2; amino-acid sequence: MSLSNFNLQSKVLLHPLVLFQIIDAYERRAKDVPEVLGTLLGTVAGKTGRIEITNCFSVVHRMHGDNNCHIDLDLKYDNDMLELAQIAYPQEKVLGWFSTGKAVSAAAVELHEYYERQCHSGQPLHLLMDTSLRGQRMNTRIFCAVATGVPGGTKGLMFSLLPMDIYFGSPDIVAMRHMGRQCAQPTKDAGRLLPELEQVVDATKDIQQKLDLVLRYINDILNRKRRPDNTVGRALHDVLTSVPMVEAERFRHMFNTNMRDLLMSLTLSSMIKTQLQLSERLSNMVDA